In one Bacteroidota bacterium genomic region, the following are encoded:
- the serC gene encoding 3-phosphoserine/phosphohydroxythreonine transaminase has product MSKVHNFSAGPGILPQEVLKQASEACINFDNLNLSLLEISHRSKNYEKVMDEACSIVKELFEVGDEYEVLYLGGGASLQFAMVPYNLLRENGTAAYVNTGVWASKAIKEAKLIGNTKVIASSEDKNFNYIPKGYEIPGDADYLHITSNNTIYGTQMKSFPKCNIPLVCDMSSDIFSRKVNAKDFTLIYAGAQKNMGPAGSTMVMVKKDALGKTGRKMLSMLDYQVHIKGGSMYNTPPVFPIYVTLLTLQWLKKNGGISWIEKINQQKADLLYNEIDRNPLFIGTTAVEDRSNMNACFLLKDASLEPEFDKLWKEANISGIRGHRDVGGYRASLYNALPLESVQILVDVMKQFESKKG; this is encoded by the coding sequence ATGTCAAAAGTTCACAATTTCAGCGCAGGTCCGGGTATATTACCACAGGAAGTATTAAAACAAGCTTCTGAAGCCTGCATTAATTTTGATAACCTTAACCTTTCTTTATTAGAAATTTCTCACCGCAGTAAGAACTACGAAAAGGTGATGGATGAAGCCTGTTCGATTGTGAAAGAATTATTTGAAGTGGGTGACGAATACGAAGTACTTTATTTAGGTGGCGGTGCAAGCTTACAGTTTGCAATGGTTCCTTATAATTTATTAAGAGAAAACGGTACTGCTGCTTATGTAAATACCGGCGTTTGGGCGAGTAAAGCCATTAAAGAAGCTAAACTAATTGGAAACACCAAAGTGATTGCTTCGTCTGAAGACAAAAACTTTAATTACATCCCAAAAGGCTATGAAATTCCTGGCGATGCCGATTATTTGCACATCACCAGCAACAACACCATTTACGGAACACAAATGAAGAGTTTTCCTAAATGTAATATTCCATTGGTGTGCGACATGAGCTCTGATATTTTCAGTCGTAAAGTAAACGCAAAAGACTTCACTTTAATTTATGCCGGTGCACAAAAAAACATGGGTCCTGCAGGTAGCACGATGGTCATGGTTAAAAAAGATGCTTTAGGAAAAACCGGACGTAAAATGTTAAGCATGCTGGATTATCAGGTACACATTAAAGGCGGAAGCATGTACAACACACCTCCTGTATTCCCTATTTATGTGACGCTTTTAACCTTACAATGGTTAAAGAAAAACGGGGGTATCAGCTGGATCGAAAAAATCAATCAGCAAAAAGCTGATTTATTATATAACGAAATTGATCGTAATCCATTATTCATTGGTACTACCGCGGTGGAAGACCGTAGTAATATGAATGCGTGTTTCTTATTAAAAGACGCTTCTTTAGAACCGGAGTTTGATAAATTATGGAAAGAAGCAAACATCAGTGGTATTCGTGGTCACCGTGATGTGGGTGGATACAGAGCTTCTTTATACAATGCACTTCCATTAGAAAGTGTGCAAATATTAGTAGATGTTATGAAACAATTTGAAAGCAAAAAAGGCTAA
- a CDS encoding DMT family transporter translates to MSGELIALITTLCWSLGIFPFTEATKRVGAAPINQYRLLLAWIIMSLILMLSSGISFIHLFSNPQPMHYLFLGLSGVIGFTIGDYFSFTSFKLLGPKLGSLYTTFAPGAALSIGFLVLGEKVNWIGIIGILITVGGVIWLTLSKKDKAAAESAGFQRDKKGIAFGILGALCQGTGLVLSKYGMDYYSDKIPTMHAVWIRLLFAFSIAFIVSFFLKRFISNSKPILSNQNNVLPFMLVGTLLGPIAGVTCSLYAIQKLEVAVAQTIFALLPIFVLPVNLFVYKEKITIQSVFACITAIFGVLILIWRNKF, encoded by the coding sequence ATGAGCGGAGAACTAATCGCATTAATCACAACGCTCTGCTGGAGTTTGGGAATATTTCCGTTTACAGAAGCCACGAAACGCGTTGGCGCTGCTCCCATCAATCAATACCGCCTCCTCTTAGCATGGATAATTATGTCGTTGATATTAATGCTATCATCAGGCATTTCATTTATCCATTTATTTTCCAATCCCCAACCCATGCATTATTTATTCCTGGGACTCTCCGGTGTGATTGGATTTACCATTGGTGATTATTTCAGTTTTACTTCTTTTAAATTACTTGGTCCAAAACTCGGTAGTTTATATACCACCTTTGCGCCCGGGGCCGCTTTAAGTATTGGTTTTTTGGTATTAGGAGAAAAAGTAAACTGGATCGGTATCATTGGTATTCTCATTACAGTGGGTGGTGTTATTTGGTTAACGCTATCTAAAAAAGATAAAGCCGCTGCTGAATCGGCGGGATTTCAACGCGACAAAAAGGGAATTGCATTCGGAATATTAGGCGCTTTATGCCAAGGTACAGGATTAGTTTTGTCGAAGTACGGAATGGATTATTACAGCGATAAAATTCCTACCATGCATGCCGTGTGGATTCGTTTGCTTTTCGCTTTTAGCATCGCATTTATTGTTTCCTTCTTTCTAAAACGCTTCATCTCTAATTCAAAACCCATTTTATCCAATCAAAATAATGTATTACCATTTATGCTTGTAGGAACATTACTTGGTCCTATTGCCGGTGTTACGTGTTCACTTTATGCGATACAAAAACTGGAAGTAGCCGTGGCGCAAACTATTTTTGCTTTACTTCCCATTTTTGTTTTACCGGTTAATTTGTTTGTTTATAAAGAAAAAATCACCATTCAATCGGTTTTTGCCTGTATCACTGCTATATTTGGAGTATTGATATTAATCTGGCGCAATAAATTTTAA
- a CDS encoding CoA pyrophosphatase: protein MLNHPFIISLKEQLQGTLPGEAAQFEMAHISREKIKYEDLKKGNYRSSAVLVLLAQREGEFFIPLTERHTYNGAHSGQVSFPGGKKEDQDESLMHTALRECGEEIGIHSHIEVIGELTPLYIPVSGFLVNPYVGVYTGNDLRYALNENEVKSLLELNLSDLKNPELIKQTVVEPAPGYKLKTPYFDVRGKIVWGATAMILNEFKKLL from the coding sequence GTGTTAAACCATCCATTTATAATTAGCTTAAAAGAACAATTACAAGGCACTTTGCCCGGCGAAGCAGCGCAGTTTGAAATGGCGCATATCAGCCGCGAAAAAATTAAGTACGAGGATTTAAAAAAAGGTAATTATAGAAGCAGCGCAGTTTTAGTGTTATTGGCTCAAAGAGAAGGAGAATTTTTTATTCCGCTCACGGAACGACATACATATAATGGCGCACATAGCGGACAAGTCAGTTTTCCGGGAGGAAAAAAAGAAGACCAGGATGAAAGTTTAATGCATACGGCCTTGCGGGAATGTGGTGAAGAGATTGGAATTCATTCGCACATTGAGGTGATTGGCGAACTTACACCGCTTTATATTCCGGTGAGTGGCTTTTTGGTAAATCCGTATGTGGGCGTATACACAGGAAACGATTTGCGGTATGCGCTGAATGAAAACGAAGTAAAATCTTTGCTGGAGCTTAATTTAAGTGATTTAAAAAATCCGGAACTAATTAAACAAACTGTTGTTGAACCGGCGCCGGGTTATAAATTAAAAACCCCGTACTTTGATGTACGGGGCAAAATTGTTTGGGGAGCAACAGCAATGATTTTAAACGAATTTAAAAAACTGCTGTAA
- a CDS encoding four helix bundle protein — translation MSEEKKELFDFEKLKVYEKSLDFVDNVYELTKSFPSSEQYGITSQFRRAACSISLNIGEGSAGSRKEFIQFLTISLRSVRECVVCTTIISRQKYIDQKTELQLRNKLIEISKMISGLISYLESSQAKNNLSEPFEDYLRTTNSELLTN, via the coding sequence ATGTCAGAAGAAAAAAAAGAATTATTTGATTTTGAAAAACTAAAAGTTTACGAGAAATCATTAGATTTTGTTGATAATGTTTATGAATTAACAAAATCATTCCCTTCATCTGAACAATATGGAATTACCTCCCAATTCAGAAGAGCCGCGTGTTCAATTTCATTGAACATTGGCGAAGGATCTGCCGGCTCAAGAAAAGAATTTATTCAATTTTTAACTATTTCGCTACGCTCCGTACGCGAATGCGTTGTTTGTACTACTATTATATCAAGACAAAAATATATTGATCAAAAAACTGAATTACAATTAAGAAATAAACTAATAGAGATTTCCAAGATGATTAGTGGGCTAATTAGTTACCTTGAAAGTAGTCAGGCCAAAAATAATCTTTCGGAACCATTCGAAGACTATCTCCGAACTACCAACTCCGAACTACTAACTAATTAA
- a CDS encoding YggS family pyridoxal phosphate-dependent enzyme, whose amino-acid sequence MSVQENLHKIKSELPAHVTLIAVSKTKPNELIKEAYSTGHRDFGENYVQELADKHAQLPDDIRWHFIGHLQSNKVKYIAPFVYLIHGVDSLKLLEEINKQGKKHNRVIHCLLQVYIANEETKFGLSFDECESILTSELLTKLENVKICGFMAMATNTNDETQIRKEFKSLKEFQTQIQKNINLELPILSFGMSSDYKIAIEEGSTMVRIGSSIFGERNYESS is encoded by the coding sequence ATGTCGGTACAAGAGAATTTACATAAGATTAAATCTGAACTGCCAGCGCATGTAACACTCATTGCCGTATCTAAAACCAAACCCAACGAACTCATTAAAGAAGCCTACTCGACCGGACATCGTGATTTCGGTGAGAATTATGTTCAGGAATTAGCAGATAAGCACGCACAACTTCCTGATGATATTCGCTGGCATTTTATCGGACATCTACAAAGCAACAAAGTCAAGTACATTGCACCCTTTGTGTATTTGATTCATGGCGTAGACAGTTTAAAGTTATTGGAAGAAATAAATAAACAAGGAAAAAAACACAACCGTGTCATTCATTGTTTACTTCAGGTTTACATTGCCAATGAAGAAACTAAATTCGGTTTATCCTTTGATGAATGTGAATCCATTCTTACTTCAGAGCTGCTCACAAAATTAGAAAACGTGAAAATTTGCGGATTCATGGCGATGGCTACGAATACAAACGATGAAACTCAAATCAGAAAGGAATTCAAATCACTCAAAGAATTTCAAACTCAAATTCAAAAAAACATTAACCTAGAATTACCTATTCTTTCCTTTGGCATGAGCAGCGATTATAAAATTGCCATTGAGGAAGGAAGCACCATGGTGAGAATAGGCAGCAGTATTTTCGGAGAAAGAAATTATGAAAGTTCGTAG
- a CDS encoding DUF1015 domain-containing protein: MAKVIPFKAIRPVNDKVHLVASRTVDAYNLSELREKLIGNPYTFLHVINPDFDDNIKTKPGSPERLIKVKNRFKKFVDENVFKRDEIPCYYIYRQIKENNTYTGIIACTGIDDYLNGVIKIHEQTITSREEKLKDYLEVCEFNAEPVLFCYPNDAIIDKTVEETTQKNPDYDFTTTDKVRHTLWVLSEENNVKTLVKQFDSIQSIYIADGHHRSASSALLGKIKRNAKKSYTGEEAFNFYLGVFFPESQLRIYDYNRVVKDLNNLSPNDLIKKIKEKFEVNEVKASDFAPQKKHELSMYLDNKWYSLQAKENTYNPKDPVGSLDAAILTEHILSPIFDIHDLKTDKRIGFVPGIKGSKELKKMVDEGKAAVSFGLYPVTMEHLKWIADTNNIMPPKSTWVEPKMRSGLVIYSFED, from the coding sequence ATGGCTAAAGTCATCCCCTTTAAAGCAATCCGTCCGGTTAACGACAAAGTACATCTCGTCGCTTCTCGAACGGTTGACGCTTACAATCTTTCTGAACTACGCGAAAAACTCATTGGTAATCCGTATACGTTTCTTCATGTTATTAATCCTGATTTTGATGATAACATTAAAACAAAACCCGGATCACCGGAACGTTTAATAAAAGTCAAGAACAGATTTAAAAAATTTGTGGATGAAAATGTTTTCAAGCGTGATGAAATTCCTTGCTATTATATTTATCGTCAGATAAAAGAAAATAATACGTACACCGGAATAATTGCCTGCACTGGTATTGATGATTATTTAAACGGCGTGATTAAAATCCACGAACAAACCATTACTTCCCGTGAGGAAAAACTAAAGGATTACCTTGAAGTGTGTGAGTTTAATGCCGAGCCTGTTCTTTTTTGTTACCCTAACGATGCCATTATTGATAAAACCGTAGAGGAAACAACACAGAAAAATCCGGATTATGATTTTACAACTACAGATAAAGTCAGACACACGCTATGGGTGTTGAGTGAGGAAAACAATGTAAAAACACTTGTCAAGCAATTTGATTCAATTCAATCTATTTACATTGCCGACGGGCATCATCGTTCTGCTTCTTCTGCTTTATTAGGTAAAATAAAACGAAACGCGAAAAAATCATATACCGGTGAAGAAGCTTTTAATTTTTACCTAGGTGTATTCTTCCCGGAGTCGCAATTAAGAATTTATGATTATAACCGTGTGGTGAAGGACCTGAATAATCTTTCACCGAACGACTTAATAAAAAAGATTAAAGAAAAATTTGAAGTCAATGAAGTAAAAGCTTCCGATTTCGCGCCGCAGAAAAAACATGAGTTATCCATGTATCTCGATAACAAATGGTATTCATTACAAGCCAAGGAAAACACTTACAATCCTAAAGATCCTGTTGGAAGTCTGGATGCTGCTATATTAACTGAACATATCCTCTCTCCTATTTTTGATATACACGATTTGAAAACCGATAAACGCATTGGATTTGTACCGGGTATTAAAGGAAGTAAAGAGTTGAAAAAAATGGTGGACGAAGGAAAAGCGGCTGTTTCATTTGGATTGTACCCTGTAACCATGGAACATTTAAAATGGATTGCAGACACTAACAACATCATGCCCCCAAAATCAACCTGGGTAGAACCTAAAATGAGAAGCGGATTAGTGATTTATAGCTTTGAAGATTAA
- a CDS encoding D-2-hydroxyacid dehydrogenase: MSKKILANDGIDAIGKELLEKAGFTVVTDKVAQENLIQELNDKGYVALTVRSATKVRKDVIDACPNLKVIARGGVGMDNIDVDYAKSKNINVINTPAASSNSVAELVFAHLFNAVRFLYDSNRQMPSNGDTKFDDLKKKYAKGVELRGKTIGIVGFGRIGQYVAKMALGLGMKVLAFDPYVTEATIEIEIDGASHVKVKITPVGLDKVIQNSDFITFHVPGGKLITKHELASMKNGVVLVNAARGGVINEDDLLEALNSGKVSHACLDVFENEPKPSVAILNHPKISLTPHIGAATNEAQERIGVELAEKIIAALS; this comes from the coding sequence ATGAGTAAAAAAATTCTGGCCAACGATGGCATCGATGCAATAGGAAAAGAATTATTGGAAAAAGCAGGTTTTACGGTTGTAACAGATAAAGTTGCACAAGAAAATCTGATTCAGGAATTAAACGATAAAGGCTATGTGGCTCTAACGGTCCGCAGCGCTACCAAAGTTCGTAAAGATGTAATCGACGCTTGTCCGAATTTAAAAGTTATTGCACGCGGCGGTGTTGGAATGGATAACATTGATGTAGATTACGCGAAAAGCAAAAACATAAACGTCATTAACACGCCCGCTGCTTCTTCTAACTCGGTGGCCGAATTGGTTTTTGCACACTTATTTAATGCGGTACGTTTTTTATACGACAGTAACCGTCAAATGCCAAGTAATGGAGATACAAAATTTGATGATCTTAAAAAGAAATATGCCAAGGGTGTAGAATTAAGAGGAAAAACCATTGGTATTGTCGGATTCGGTAGAATTGGGCAATACGTTGCAAAAATGGCGCTTGGACTAGGCATGAAAGTTTTAGCCTTCGATCCGTATGTAACAGAAGCAACCATTGAAATTGAAATCGACGGAGCTTCACATGTTAAGGTAAAAATAACACCGGTTGGATTGGATAAAGTCATTCAAAACAGTGATTTCATCACATTCCATGTACCAGGAGGAAAACTAATTACCAAACACGAATTAGCTTCCATGAAAAACGGAGTGGTGCTTGTTAATGCGGCACGTGGCGGAGTAATTAATGAAGACGATTTATTAGAAGCCTTAAACAGCGGAAAAGTTTCACATGCTTGTTTAGATGTTTTCGAAAACGAACCAAAACCTTCTGTTGCCATTTTAAATCATCCGAAAATTTCTTTAACTCCTCATATTGGTGCAGCTACTAACGAAGCGCAAGAGAGAATTGGGGTGGAGTTGGCAGAGAAAATTATAGCCGCATTGAGTTAA
- a CDS encoding WG repeat-containing protein codes for MRLIKPLFFYLILTAFSLRGAKINQAYEALSIYDYFKAKKLFYEVLKKQPNAPAAYGLSTLFYRSDNPFSNADSAAKYITRAGNFFKKSPLKESYNGFIIDSVHISILADSIAQKLLKKALLANNTSDLEVFLVKNPFAPQNLKQQALLKRDQLIFSQNQYYNNSDSTYSVLLRFPQSHLYRELQTLYDKQLFEEYTVLKSAQVYIDFIRQYPINKFIGKAQDDLFQLYRKNNDVQGLEFYVHNYPKSRFYNEAWKMLYALTVKSYNNDELTGFMNAYPEFPFKESINKEIELNNKILIPLNDSDYVGFIDTSGAFVIPATYDAATPFKEGVAVVTRNDSAWFVNKENKNVFNSFYTEAFPFISGIAPVNKNGQWFLINRQGQETAGPFDDLSEQSEMVYTVKVNNKYGALDIYGNYILQPRFDKLGDFKNGKAYYMDNGLYGFITKSGKTFSARYQWISDFDDNNIAIVKMNGLYGLINDSDSLFLNARYELILKAEHSNFILVRNNKYGFYSSKNCFITDVDNEFKKELPVSYYTNGLAFKLIKNKKQAIMDANGKVSVEFGTFDEVYFAQNNLIRIKKKNKYGFTDRKLNIVIPCKYLEATDFKDSISIVKTKSETVLISTAGTEVFKTKGSLTRIFAHYFWVEEEEQNLLIDNKGKVLIENASGYSMVNLQQNDNAATYLMIELENKSKKIIKL; via the coding sequence ATGAGGCTAATTAAACCGCTTTTTTTCTACTTAATATTAACAGCTTTTTCCCTCCGTGGAGCTAAGATAAATCAGGCTTATGAGGCGCTCTCGATTTACGATTATTTTAAGGCTAAAAAGTTGTTTTATGAGGTACTGAAAAAGCAGCCCAATGCACCGGCAGCCTACGGACTTTCCACCCTGTTTTACCGGTCGGATAACCCTTTTAGCAATGCCGACAGCGCCGCTAAATACATCACCCGTGCCGGAAATTTCTTTAAAAAGTCACCGCTTAAGGAATCCTATAATGGTTTTATTATCGATAGCGTTCATATCTCCATTTTGGCCGACAGTATCGCTCAAAAACTGCTTAAAAAGGCTTTATTAGCTAATAACACCTCCGATCTGGAGGTTTTTTTGGTTAAAAATCCCTTTGCCCCGCAAAACTTAAAACAACAGGCACTTCTAAAACGTGATCAACTCATTTTTTCACAAAATCAGTATTACAACAACAGCGATAGTACCTACTCCGTTCTTCTTCGTTTTCCGCAAAGTCACCTTTACCGGGAACTTCAAACTTTATACGACAAACAATTGTTTGAAGAATACACGGTACTTAAATCGGCGCAGGTGTACATTGATTTTATTCGTCAGTACCCAATCAATAAATTCATTGGCAAAGCTCAGGATGATTTGTTTCAGCTCTATCGTAAAAACAATGATGTGCAAGGTCTCGAGTTTTATGTACATAATTATCCCAAAAGTCGTTTTTACAATGAAGCCTGGAAAATGCTTTATGCCTTAACAGTTAAATCTTATAATAACGATGAACTCACCGGTTTCATGAATGCTTATCCGGAGTTTCCGTTTAAAGAATCTATTAATAAAGAAATTGAACTCAATAATAAAATCCTGATTCCGCTTAACGACAGCGATTATGTTGGTTTCATCGATACATCGGGTGCATTTGTGATTCCTGCAACCTACGATGCGGCAACGCCTTTTAAAGAAGGTGTGGCAGTGGTGACACGTAATGACAGTGCCTGGTTTGTAAACAAAGAAAACAAAAATGTTTTTAACTCTTTTTATACCGAAGCGTTTCCTTTTATCAGCGGTATTGCTCCCGTAAATAAAAACGGACAATGGTTTTTAATTAATCGTCAAGGCCAAGAAACAGCAGGACCGTTTGATGATTTATCGGAACAAAGTGAGATGGTTTACACCGTAAAAGTAAATAACAAATATGGCGCGCTGGATATTTACGGGAATTACATTCTGCAACCGCGTTTTGATAAATTGGGCGATTTCAAAAACGGAAAAGCTTATTACATGGACAATGGACTATACGGTTTCATTACCAAAAGCGGAAAAACATTCAGTGCCCGTTACCAATGGATTTCTGATTTTGACGATAACAATATTGCCATTGTAAAAATGAACGGACTGTATGGTTTAATTAATGATAGCGATAGTTTATTTTTAAATGCCCGGTACGAGCTCATCTTGAAAGCAGAACATTCCAATTTTATATTAGTACGAAATAATAAATACGGCTTCTACAGCAGTAAAAATTGTTTTATTACGGATGTAGATAATGAGTTTAAAAAAGAATTACCGGTTTCTTATTATACTAATGGACTTGCTTTTAAATTGATTAAAAACAAAAAGCAAGCCATTATGGATGCTAACGGAAAAGTGAGCGTTGAGTTTGGTACGTTTGACGAAGTTTATTTCGCGCAGAACAATCTTATTCGCATAAAAAAGAAAAACAAATACGGATTTACCGATAGAAAATTAAATATTGTCATTCCGTGCAAATACCTGGAGGCAACTGATTTTAAAGACAGCATCAGCATCGTAAAAACCAAATCCGAAACTGTTTTGATTAGTACTGCCGGCACTGAAGTTTTTAAAACTAAAGGTTCCTTAACGCGGATTTTTGCGCATTATTTCTGGGTTGAAGAAGAGGAACAAAACTTATTGATTGATAATAAAGGAAAAGTACTTATTGAGAACGCATCCGGTTACTCCATGGTTAATCTACAACAAAACGATAACGCTGCCACTTACCTTATGATTGAGTTAGAAAATAAATCAAAGAAAATCATCAAACTCTGA
- a CDS encoding YiiX family permuted papain-like enzyme: MRKLIVIYSGLLFFVLLSGFILHRSNTGLKNGDIVFIVNAGGQGKAVQLATKSKFTHVGIVFIENGKPMVYHAIEPVSKDSFDDFIAMSTNKQYVVKRLKDQTLLTPIVIDKMLQQAKKQLGIHYDIGFNWSDEELYCSEYVWKLYNKALNIEVGKLRPLKDFDLSHPAVKEIMEERYGKKIPYEEKMISPGDMYASELLE; this comes from the coding sequence ATGCGCAAACTCATTGTTATTTATAGCGGACTTTTGTTCTTTGTATTATTAAGCGGCTTTATTTTACACCGCTCCAATACAGGATTAAAGAATGGAGATATAGTTTTTATAGTAAATGCGGGCGGACAAGGCAAAGCGGTGCAACTTGCGACTAAATCCAAATTCACACATGTAGGTATTGTTTTTATTGAAAACGGAAAACCGATGGTATATCATGCCATTGAACCGGTTTCGAAAGACTCGTTTGATGATTTTATTGCTATGAGTACAAACAAACAATACGTTGTGAAGCGATTAAAAGATCAAACGTTACTTACTCCAATTGTAATTGATAAGATGTTGCAACAAGCCAAAAAACAATTGGGCATTCATTACGATATTGGATTTAATTGGAGTGATGAGGAATTGTATTGTTCAGAATACGTTTGGAAATTGTACAACAAAGCTCTAAATATTGAAGTCGGAAAACTTCGTCCCTTAAAAGATTTTGATTTATCACACCCTGCCGTAAAAGAAATTATGGAAGAGCGTTACGGTAAAAAGATTCCCTACGAAGAAAAAATGATTTCACCCGGTGATATGTACGCCTCTGAATTACTAGAGTAA
- the fsa gene encoding fructose-6-phosphate aldolase — MKFFIDTANLAQIKEAQDLGVLDGVTTNPSLMAKEGIKGQENILKHYVDICNIVTGDVSAEVISTDFEGMVKEGEALAKLHPQIVVKVPMIKDGVKAIKYFTEKGIRTNCTLVFSAGQALLAAKAGASYVSPFIGRLDDVSTDGMQLIEDIRIIYDNYGFDTEILAASVRHPIHIIQCAKVGADVATCPLSAITALLNHPLTDKGLAQFLADAKK; from the coding sequence ATGAAATTTTTTATTGATACAGCCAATCTGGCTCAGATTAAAGAAGCACAAGACCTTGGTGTTTTGGACGGGGTAACTACAAATCCGTCATTGATGGCAAAAGAAGGCATCAAAGGACAAGAAAATATCTTAAAGCATTATGTTGACATCTGTAACATCGTTACCGGTGATGTCAGCGCTGAAGTGATCTCTACAGATTTTGAAGGTATGGTAAAAGAAGGCGAAGCATTGGCCAAATTACATCCTCAAATTGTGGTAAAAGTTCCAATGATTAAAGACGGTGTTAAAGCCATTAAATATTTTACAGAAAAAGGAATCCGCACTAATTGCACATTGGTATTCAGTGCGGGACAAGCTTTATTGGCAGCGAAAGCCGGAGCAAGTTATGTATCACCGTTTATCGGACGTTTAGATGACGTGAGCACTGATGGTATGCAATTAATTGAAGACATCCGCATTATTTATGATAATTACGGATTTGACACAGAAATTTTAGCGGCTTCTGTACGTCACCCTATTCACATTATACAATGTGCTAAAGTGGGTGCTGATGTTGCTACTTGTCCGTTAAGCGCAATTACAGCCTTATTAAACCACCCTTTAACTGATAAAGGTTTAGCACAATTTTTAGCGGATGCTAAAAAATAA
- a CDS encoding glycosyltransferase family 2 protein, protein MQISIVIPLKDEAESLPELHEWIVKVMKANNFSYEILFIDDGSKDNSWKIIEGLKQGDSNVRAIKFRRNYGKSPALHVGFEAVKGDVVITMDADLQDSPDEIPELYKMITEGGFDLVSGWKQKRYDNALTKNLPSKLYNWTNRKISGIKLHDMNCGLKAYRKEVVKSIEIYGEMHRFIPVLAKNAGFSKIGEKVVQHQARKYGVSKFGWDRFINGFLDLMTITFLSKFGKRPMHFFGLVGTIMFFLGFMAALYIGADKLYHVFTHVAARKVTDRPSFYIALTTMILGSMMFLAGFLGELILRNSPVRNNYLIEKEID, encoded by the coding sequence ATGCAGATTTCCATAGTTATACCTTTAAAAGACGAGGCCGAGTCGCTGCCCGAATTGCACGAGTGGATAGTGAAAGTGATGAAAGCGAATAACTTCAGCTATGAAATCCTTTTCATCGACGATGGCAGTAAAGACAATTCATGGAAAATTATTGAGGGTTTAAAACAAGGCGATAGTAATGTCCGCGCTATAAAATTCCGTCGTAATTATGGTAAATCGCCTGCTCTTCATGTAGGTTTTGAGGCTGTAAAGGGAGATGTGGTCATTACCATGGATGCCGATTTACAGGATAGTCCGGATGAAATTCCTGAACTCTATAAAATGATTACCGAAGGCGGTTTCGATTTAGTGAGCGGATGGAAACAAAAGCGTTATGATAACGCACTAACAAAAAATTTACCTTCCAAATTATATAACTGGACCAATAGAAAAATATCAGGTATTAAGTTGCATGATATGAATTGCGGGTTGAAAGCTTACCGCAAAGAAGTAGTGAAAAGCATTGAAATTTACGGTGAGATGCATCGATTTATTCCGGTGTTGGCAAAAAACGCGGGCTTCAGTAAAATAGGCGAGAAGGTTGTTCAGCATCAAGCCAGAAAATACGGCGTGAGTAAATTCGGTTGGGATCGTTTCATTAATGGTTTCCTCGATTTAATGACCATTACGTTTTTAAGCAAGTTTGGAAAACGTCCGATGCATTTCTTTGGATTGGTTGGTACAATCATGTTTTTCTTAGGATTTATGGCAGCCTTATACATTGGTGCAGATAAATTATACCATGTTTTTACACATGTAGCAGCCCGTAAAGTAACAGATCGCCCTTCATTCTATATTGCCCTCACTACAATGATTTTGGGAAGTATGATGTTTTTGGCAGGGTTCCTTGGCGAATTGATCTTACGTAACTCACCTGTACGTAACAATTACCTTATCGAAAAAGAAATTGATTAA